One Etheostoma cragini isolate CJK2018 chromosome 6, CSU_Ecrag_1.0, whole genome shotgun sequence DNA window includes the following coding sequences:
- the LOC117945749 gene encoding protein tyrosine phosphatase type IVA 3 produces MNRPAPVELCHKNMRFLITHNPTDNTLSSFIEDLKRFGATTVVRVCDVTYDKTPLEKDGITVVDWPFDDGAPPPSKLVDDWLSLLKKKFQEDPGCCVAVHCVAGLGRAPVLVALALIESGMKYEDAIQLIRQKRRGAINSKQLTYLEKYRSKQRLRFKDSNSHKNKCCTM; encoded by the exons ATGAACCGTCCAGCTCCAGTGGAACTGTGCCACAAAAACATGAGATTCCTGATCACACACAACCCCACAGACAACACACTTAGCTCCTTCATAGAG GACCTAAAACGCTTTGGAGCCACCACAGTAGTTCGAGTCTGTGATGTTACCTATGATAAAACACCGCTGGAGAAAGACGGCATTACTGTAGtg GATTGGCCATTTGACGATGGAGCCCCGCCCCCCAGTAAGCTCGTTGATGATTGGTTGAGTCTACTGAAGAAGAAGTTTCAGGAGGATCCAGGATGCTGCGTGGCTGTTCACTGTGTGGCCGGGCTGGGGAG GGCGCCTGTGCTGGTTGCTCTGGCTCTGATAGAGAGTGGGATGAAGTATGAAGATGCTATTCAACTAATCAGACA gaaGCGTCGTGGAGCCATCAACAGTAAACAGCTAACCTACCTGGAGAAATATCGATCCAAGCAGAGACTCCGCTTCAAAGACTCtaattcacacaaaaacaagtgcTGCACgatgtga
- the LOC117945716 gene encoding zinc finger protein ZFAT-like isoform X2 has translation MDLCGTFIHGQIRQKFLYAGEMDGQKGAGSMFMCRLCNLFSPSRSQLLAHCSQLHPQQEPPDDIIIALQPLVGEPVETLTESSVKRKRGRPKGSTKKTRKDLTECKADSTLSQEDHVQREKESKKEEGDRKCSSLQARSNEGIMGLECRDCHRSFSNRRQILKHICLREEKDDEDEEEENGSSCGGAGVEASGSLDPGGTDPNQMQQNPARPGLAREKDVGSFRPPRTNRSRTSKEGGLAKGNKKSVISVVLTEDKTLPGVSTMVPVEDNSVETESSAIQAQPQSAIFQSRSHRDRSSGATACEGDPKTDQLPSSNPTSTTTTTTTTTTTTTTTISAASKGFQEYSIKQDATNLLQSQLKIFACEFCNKIFKFRHSLVAHLRTHTQEKPFQCPHCDYASAIKANLNVHLRKHTGEKFSCQHCPFNCLSPGHLKVHIERVHLKVKQHCSFCEKKYSDVKNLLKHMEKRHNLKDPAVSQSYQQLRLKTRQGLRQLLYHCPTCNRRFKNQLERERHLLVHGPQRPFSCLLCDHAATKMATLTAHVRKHLFLYVCCVCDGKFVSSQRLKSHLNESHHELDQGQAFTDCINNSYYLIQPGGGMWGDEEREDPDNGMEEELRIDQEGEDERTREEGRRNGVGGEEWRDGEGEQLQAATSKDVEQEKEEEQAKCQGESVEEIQRKQGKLENTSAQQDSQELLHQAISTETTTPSDRQDEATAGEKSQDSTADTCTPAAGDDTPESSHTPRLDDSTQENKHPAVENTQTPSAPPFEDRQTPHSERVAEVQHQSAFQQVLSSLQKTRLNMESFQRLRKIYGDLECQFCGKLFWYKVHYNVHVRTHTKEHSHYCSKCSYSSITKSSLKRHQIQKHSGLLLPCSNLGCKYTTPDKYKLQAHLKTHQEQGKSVACPVCQNSYPEHRLKHHIKTSHPDTPMQGKGLMVQRAEKCPYCDSYFLKNSSDFQRHIWAHQGLKPYVCSMCDYAGRSRSNLKTHMNRHNTERSHLCDLCGKKFKSKVTLKSHRLSHTDEGKRFQCSECDFSSVSKPSLLRHMEQHAEFKPFRCAHCHYSCNIAGPLKRHYNMKHPDQKYQNAGPGLPDPDALKQQGGMKCPECEFVYGTKWELNRHLKSKHSLKVVEGTCWEVGETVEAQYVPVEDEEQLTEEPVAALQDNVNIQHIAEFSAETHEAVTSMVAMAPGTVTVVQQVADEQEVGNCSNQLMVVNAEGGLAGNQVMVVEDAHGLEALTVLTQGENTHHYIVYVQEHTVEIN, from the exons ATGGACTTGTGTGGCACATTCATCCATGGGCAGATTCGACAGAAATTTCTTT ACGCTGGAGAAATGGATGGACAAAAAGGAG CTGGTTCTATGTTTATGTGTCGGCTGTGCAACCTCTTCTCTCCCAGTCGCTCTCAGCTGCTGGCCCATTGCTCCCAGCTTCACCCCCAGCAGGAGcctcctgatgacatcatcattgCTCTGCAGCCTCTTGTAGGAGAGCCTGTGGAGACGCTAACAG AGAGCTCGGTGAAGCGAAAACGAGGACGACCGAAAGGCTCTACCAAGAAGACGCGCAAAGATTTGACAGAGTGCAAGGCCGATTCTACCCTTTCTCAGGAGGATCATgttcaaagagaaaaagaaagcaagaaggaggagggagatAGAAAATGCAGCTCATTACAAG CCAGAAGCAATGAAGGGATAATGGGGCTGGAATGTAGAGACTGCCATCGCTCGTTCAGCAACAGACGGCAGATCCTTAAACACATCTGcctgagagaggagaaagatgatgaagatgaagaagaggagaatg GGAGCAGCTGTGGTGGAGCAGGAGTTGAGGCTTCTGGAAGTTTGGATCCTGGGGGAACAGATCCAAACCAGATGCAACAAAACCCAGCAAGACCAGGACTGGCGAGAGAAAAAG ACGTGGGCAGCTTCAGGCCCCCGAGAACCAACCGAAGCCGCACTTCAAAAGAAGGAGGCCTAGCAAAGGGAAACAAAAAGTCGGTCATCAGTGTTGTTCTGACAGAAGATAAAACACTTCCAG GTGTTTCTACAATGGTTCCAGTAGAGGACAATTCAGTAGAAACAGAGTCTTCAGCCATCCAAGCTCAACCTCAG TCTGCAATCTTCCAGAGTCGGTCACATCGAGACCGTTCAAGTGGAGCCACTGCCTGCGAAGGTGACCCTAAAACAGATCAGCTGCCGAG TTCAAACCCGAcctccacaacaacaacaacaacaacaacaacaacaacaacaacaacaacaatatcaGCAGCTAGCAAAGGCTTCCAGGAATATTCTATCAAGCAAGATGCTACCAA TTTACTTCAGAGCCAGTTGAAGATCTTTGCCTGTGAGTTCTGTAATAAGATCTTTAAATTCAGACACTCACTGGTCGCCCACCTCAGGACACACACCCAGGAGAAACCCTTCCAGTGTCCACATTGTGACTATGCATCAGCCATCAAAG CCAACCTGAATGTTCACCTGAGGAAGCACACAGGAGAGAAGTTCAGCTGTCAGCACTGTCCTTTCAACTGTCTCAGCCCAGGACACCTCAAG GTCCACATAGAGCGAGTCCATTTAAAAGTGAAGCAGCACTGCAGCTTCTGTGAGAAAAAATACTCTGATGTAAAGAACTTGCTTAAACACATGGAGAAACGACATAACCTAAAAGACCCCGCTGTTTCCCAGAGCTACCAACAACTGAG GTTAAAGACACGTCAGGGACTCAGACAGCTCCTCTACCACTGTCCCACCTGTAACCGCCGCTTTAAGAACCAGCTGGAGCGGGAGCGCCACCTGTTGGTCCACGGGCCACAGCGTCCCTTCTCCTGCCTCCTCTGTGACCATGCTGCAACCAAGATGGCCACCCTCACTGCTCATGTCAGGAAGCACCTCTTCCtatatgtgtgctgtgtgtgtgacgggAAGTTTGTCAGCTCTCAGAGACTGAAGAGTCACTTGAACGAGTCTCACCACGAGCTGGACCAGGGCCAAGCCTTCACTGACTGCATCAACAACAGCTACTATCTGATACAGCCTGGAGGAGGCATGTGGGGGGATGAGGAGAGAGAAGATCCAGATAATGGGATGGAGGAAGAGCTAAGGATAGACCAAGAGGGGGAAGATGAGAGGACAAGAGAGGAGGGTAGAAGAAATGGTGTTGGAGGGGAGGAGTGGCGAGATGGGGAAGGGGAGCAGCTGCAAGCAGCAACAAGCAAGGATGTGgagcaagagaaagaggaagaacagGCAAAATGTCAGGGGGAAAGTGTAGAAGAAATACAGCGGAAACAAGGAAAATTAGAAAACACAAGTGCACAACAAGATTCCCAAGAACTGCTCCATCAAGCTATTTCTACAGAAACCACAACTCCGTCTGACAGACAAGATGAAGCAACCGCTGGAGAGAAGTCACAGGACAGCACGGCAGACACATGCACCCCAGCAGCTGGAGACGATACACCAGAGAGCAGTCACACCCCCCGCTTGGACGACAGCACTCAAGAAAATAAACACCCAGCTGTtgagaacacacagacaccttcAGCACCTCCATTCGAAGACAGACAAACTCCACATTCAGAACGG GTGGCGGAGGTTCAGCATCAGAGTGCGTTTCAGCAGGTGTTGTCATCTCTTCAGAAGACTCGGCTCAATATGGAGTCTTTCCAACGACTCAGGAAAATCTACGGAGACTTGGAATGTCAATTCTGTG GTAAACTGTTCTGGTACAAAGTCCATTACAACGTccatgtacgcacacacaccaagGAGCACTCACATTACTGTTCAAAGTGTAGCTACTCGTCCATCACCAAAAGCTCTTTAAAGAGGCACCAGATCCAGAAGCACAGCGGCTTGCTACTGCCGTGTTCAAATCTCGGCTGTAAATACACCACACCCGACAAATACAAACTTCAGGCCCATTTGAAGACACACCAGGAACAG GGGAAGAGCGTGGCATGTCCTGTATGCCAGAACAGCTATCCAGAGCACAGATTAAAGCACCACATCAAAACATCCCATCCTG ACACGCCTATGCAGGGTAAAGGACTGATGGTGCAGCGCGCAGAGAAGTGCCCTTACTGTGACTCCTATTTCCTGAAGAACAGCAGTGACTTTCAGCGGCACATCTGGGCCCACCAAG GTCTGAAGCCGTATGTCTGCAGTATGTGTGACTACGCAGGCCGGAGTAGAAGCAACCTGAAGACTCACATGAACCGACACAACACCGAGAGAAGTCACCTCTGTGACCTGTGCGGTAAAAAGTTCAAATCTAAAGTCACGCTCAAAAGCCACAGACTGAGCCACACCGATGAAG GGAAGCGGTTTCAATGTTCAGAGTGTGACTTCAGCTCGGTCTCCAAACCTTCCTTGCTCAGACACATGGAGCAACACGCTGAGTTTAAG CCATTTCGCTGTGCCCACTGCCACTACTCCTGCAACATCGCTGGTCCCCTGAAGCGACACTACAACATGAAACACCCAGATCAGAAATATCAGAATGCTGGACCTGGACTGCCTGACCCTGATGCTCTAAAACAGCAAG GTGGTATGAAGTGTCCTGAATGTGAATTTGTTTATGGGACCAAGTGGGAGCTGAACCGCCACCTGAAGAGCAAACACAGCCTGAAAGTGGTGGAAGGCACCTGCTGGGAG GTCGGGGAGACAGTAGAGGCCCAGTACGTGCCTGTGGAGGACGAAGAGCAGCTAACAGAAGAACCTGTAGCAGCCCTACAGGACAATG TTAATATCCAGCATATTGCCGAATTCAGTGCCGAGACTCACGAGGCTGTCACCTCCATGGTCGCCATGGCTCCAGGCACTGTTACCGTTGTACAACAG GTGGCTGATGAGCAGGAAGTTGGGAACTGCAGCAACCAGCTGATGGTGGTGAATGCAGAGGGGGGTCTAGCCGGTAACCAGGTGATGGTGGTGGAGGACGCACATGGCCTGGAGGCTTTGACAGTCCTCACTCAGGGAGAAAACACTCACCACTATATTGTCTATGTCCAGGAACACACTGTTGAAATCAACTAG
- the LOC117945716 gene encoding zinc finger protein ZFAT-like isoform X1: MDLCGTFIHGQIRQKFLYAGEMDGQKGAGSMFMCRLCNLFSPSRSQLLAHCSQLHPQQEPPDDIIIALQPLVGEPVETLTESSVKRKRGRPKGSTKKTRKDLTECKADSTLSQEDHVQREKESKKEEGDRKCSSLQARSNEGIMGLECRDCHRSFSNRRQILKHICLREEKDDEDEEEENGSSCGGAGVEASGSLDPGGTDPNQMQQNPARPGLAREKDVGSFRPPRTNRSRTSKEGGLAKGNKKSVISVVLTEDKTLPGVSTMVPVEDNSVETESSAIQAQPQSAIFQSRSHRDRSSGATACEGDPKTDQLPSSNPTSTTTTTTTTTTTTTTTISAASKGFQEYSIKQDATNLLQSQLKIFACEFCNKIFKFRHSLVAHLRTHTQEKPFQCPHCDYASAIKANLNVHLRKHTGEKFSCQHCPFNCLSPGHLKVHIERVHLKVKQHCSFCEKKYSDVKNLLKHMEKRHNLKDPAVSQSYQQLRLKTRQGLRQLLYHCPTCNRRFKNQLERERHLLVHGPQRPFSCLLCDHAATKMATLTAHVRKHLFLYVCCVCDGKFVSSQRLKSHLNESHHELDQGQAFTDCINNSYYLIQPGGGMWGDEEREDPDNGMEEELRIDQEGEDERTREEGRRNGVGGEEWRDGEGEQLQAATSKDVEQEKEEEQAKCQGESVEEIQRKQGKLENTSAQQDSQELLHQAISTETTTPSDRQDEATAGEKSQDSTADTCTPAAGDDTPESSHTPRLDDSTQENKHPAVENTQTPSAPPFEDRQTPHSERVAEVQHQSAFQQVLSSLQKTRLNMESFQRLRKIYGDLECQFCGKLFWYKVHYNVHVRTHTKEHSHYCSKCSYSSITKSSLKRHQIQKHSGLLLPCSNLGCKYTTPDKYKLQAHLKTHQEQGKSVACPVCQNSYPEHRLKHHIKTSHPDTPMQGKGLMVQRAEKCPYCDSYFLKNSSDFQRHIWAHQGLKPYVCSMCDYAGRSRSNLKTHMNRHNTERSHLCDLCGKKFKSKVTLKSHRLSHTDEGKRFQCSECDFSSVSKPSLLRHMEQHAEFKPFRCAHCHYSCNIAGPLKRHYNMKHPDQKYQNAGPGLPDPDALKQQGGMKCPECEFVYGTKWELNRHLKSKHSLKVVEGTCWEVGETVEAQYVPVEDEEQLTEEPVAALQDNVNIQHIAEFSAETHEAVTSMVAMAPGTVTVVQQLQVADEQEVGNCSNQLMVVNAEGGLAGNQVMVVEDAHGLEALTVLTQGENTHHYIVYVQEHTVEIN, translated from the exons ATGGACTTGTGTGGCACATTCATCCATGGGCAGATTCGACAGAAATTTCTTT ACGCTGGAGAAATGGATGGACAAAAAGGAG CTGGTTCTATGTTTATGTGTCGGCTGTGCAACCTCTTCTCTCCCAGTCGCTCTCAGCTGCTGGCCCATTGCTCCCAGCTTCACCCCCAGCAGGAGcctcctgatgacatcatcattgCTCTGCAGCCTCTTGTAGGAGAGCCTGTGGAGACGCTAACAG AGAGCTCGGTGAAGCGAAAACGAGGACGACCGAAAGGCTCTACCAAGAAGACGCGCAAAGATTTGACAGAGTGCAAGGCCGATTCTACCCTTTCTCAGGAGGATCATgttcaaagagaaaaagaaagcaagaaggaggagggagatAGAAAATGCAGCTCATTACAAG CCAGAAGCAATGAAGGGATAATGGGGCTGGAATGTAGAGACTGCCATCGCTCGTTCAGCAACAGACGGCAGATCCTTAAACACATCTGcctgagagaggagaaagatgatgaagatgaagaagaggagaatg GGAGCAGCTGTGGTGGAGCAGGAGTTGAGGCTTCTGGAAGTTTGGATCCTGGGGGAACAGATCCAAACCAGATGCAACAAAACCCAGCAAGACCAGGACTGGCGAGAGAAAAAG ACGTGGGCAGCTTCAGGCCCCCGAGAACCAACCGAAGCCGCACTTCAAAAGAAGGAGGCCTAGCAAAGGGAAACAAAAAGTCGGTCATCAGTGTTGTTCTGACAGAAGATAAAACACTTCCAG GTGTTTCTACAATGGTTCCAGTAGAGGACAATTCAGTAGAAACAGAGTCTTCAGCCATCCAAGCTCAACCTCAG TCTGCAATCTTCCAGAGTCGGTCACATCGAGACCGTTCAAGTGGAGCCACTGCCTGCGAAGGTGACCCTAAAACAGATCAGCTGCCGAG TTCAAACCCGAcctccacaacaacaacaacaacaacaacaacaacaacaacaacaacaacaatatcaGCAGCTAGCAAAGGCTTCCAGGAATATTCTATCAAGCAAGATGCTACCAA TTTACTTCAGAGCCAGTTGAAGATCTTTGCCTGTGAGTTCTGTAATAAGATCTTTAAATTCAGACACTCACTGGTCGCCCACCTCAGGACACACACCCAGGAGAAACCCTTCCAGTGTCCACATTGTGACTATGCATCAGCCATCAAAG CCAACCTGAATGTTCACCTGAGGAAGCACACAGGAGAGAAGTTCAGCTGTCAGCACTGTCCTTTCAACTGTCTCAGCCCAGGACACCTCAAG GTCCACATAGAGCGAGTCCATTTAAAAGTGAAGCAGCACTGCAGCTTCTGTGAGAAAAAATACTCTGATGTAAAGAACTTGCTTAAACACATGGAGAAACGACATAACCTAAAAGACCCCGCTGTTTCCCAGAGCTACCAACAACTGAG GTTAAAGACACGTCAGGGACTCAGACAGCTCCTCTACCACTGTCCCACCTGTAACCGCCGCTTTAAGAACCAGCTGGAGCGGGAGCGCCACCTGTTGGTCCACGGGCCACAGCGTCCCTTCTCCTGCCTCCTCTGTGACCATGCTGCAACCAAGATGGCCACCCTCACTGCTCATGTCAGGAAGCACCTCTTCCtatatgtgtgctgtgtgtgtgacgggAAGTTTGTCAGCTCTCAGAGACTGAAGAGTCACTTGAACGAGTCTCACCACGAGCTGGACCAGGGCCAAGCCTTCACTGACTGCATCAACAACAGCTACTATCTGATACAGCCTGGAGGAGGCATGTGGGGGGATGAGGAGAGAGAAGATCCAGATAATGGGATGGAGGAAGAGCTAAGGATAGACCAAGAGGGGGAAGATGAGAGGACAAGAGAGGAGGGTAGAAGAAATGGTGTTGGAGGGGAGGAGTGGCGAGATGGGGAAGGGGAGCAGCTGCAAGCAGCAACAAGCAAGGATGTGgagcaagagaaagaggaagaacagGCAAAATGTCAGGGGGAAAGTGTAGAAGAAATACAGCGGAAACAAGGAAAATTAGAAAACACAAGTGCACAACAAGATTCCCAAGAACTGCTCCATCAAGCTATTTCTACAGAAACCACAACTCCGTCTGACAGACAAGATGAAGCAACCGCTGGAGAGAAGTCACAGGACAGCACGGCAGACACATGCACCCCAGCAGCTGGAGACGATACACCAGAGAGCAGTCACACCCCCCGCTTGGACGACAGCACTCAAGAAAATAAACACCCAGCTGTtgagaacacacagacaccttcAGCACCTCCATTCGAAGACAGACAAACTCCACATTCAGAACGG GTGGCGGAGGTTCAGCATCAGAGTGCGTTTCAGCAGGTGTTGTCATCTCTTCAGAAGACTCGGCTCAATATGGAGTCTTTCCAACGACTCAGGAAAATCTACGGAGACTTGGAATGTCAATTCTGTG GTAAACTGTTCTGGTACAAAGTCCATTACAACGTccatgtacgcacacacaccaagGAGCACTCACATTACTGTTCAAAGTGTAGCTACTCGTCCATCACCAAAAGCTCTTTAAAGAGGCACCAGATCCAGAAGCACAGCGGCTTGCTACTGCCGTGTTCAAATCTCGGCTGTAAATACACCACACCCGACAAATACAAACTTCAGGCCCATTTGAAGACACACCAGGAACAG GGGAAGAGCGTGGCATGTCCTGTATGCCAGAACAGCTATCCAGAGCACAGATTAAAGCACCACATCAAAACATCCCATCCTG ACACGCCTATGCAGGGTAAAGGACTGATGGTGCAGCGCGCAGAGAAGTGCCCTTACTGTGACTCCTATTTCCTGAAGAACAGCAGTGACTTTCAGCGGCACATCTGGGCCCACCAAG GTCTGAAGCCGTATGTCTGCAGTATGTGTGACTACGCAGGCCGGAGTAGAAGCAACCTGAAGACTCACATGAACCGACACAACACCGAGAGAAGTCACCTCTGTGACCTGTGCGGTAAAAAGTTCAAATCTAAAGTCACGCTCAAAAGCCACAGACTGAGCCACACCGATGAAG GGAAGCGGTTTCAATGTTCAGAGTGTGACTTCAGCTCGGTCTCCAAACCTTCCTTGCTCAGACACATGGAGCAACACGCTGAGTTTAAG CCATTTCGCTGTGCCCACTGCCACTACTCCTGCAACATCGCTGGTCCCCTGAAGCGACACTACAACATGAAACACCCAGATCAGAAATATCAGAATGCTGGACCTGGACTGCCTGACCCTGATGCTCTAAAACAGCAAG GTGGTATGAAGTGTCCTGAATGTGAATTTGTTTATGGGACCAAGTGGGAGCTGAACCGCCACCTGAAGAGCAAACACAGCCTGAAAGTGGTGGAAGGCACCTGCTGGGAG GTCGGGGAGACAGTAGAGGCCCAGTACGTGCCTGTGGAGGACGAAGAGCAGCTAACAGAAGAACCTGTAGCAGCCCTACAGGACAATG TTAATATCCAGCATATTGCCGAATTCAGTGCCGAGACTCACGAGGCTGTCACCTCCATGGTCGCCATGGCTCCAGGCACTGTTACCGTTGTACAACAG TTGCAGGTGGCTGATGAGCAGGAAGTTGGGAACTGCAGCAACCAGCTGATGGTGGTGAATGCAGAGGGGGGTCTAGCCGGTAACCAGGTGATGGTGGTGGAGGACGCACATGGCCTGGAGGCTTTGACAGTCCTCACTCAGGGAGAAAACACTCACCACTATATTGTCTATGTCCAGGAACACACTGTTGAAATCAACTAG